The following DNA comes from Streptomyces sp. NBC_00273.
CGGCCTGGCCTACGGAGCCCTGCTGCGCCGCAGCCGCCCCGAGGTGCACGCCCGCATCGGCCTGGGCAACGAGGCCTTCCGTCTCGACCAGGCGGCGGAGGGCACCCCGGGCGACTGACCTCGCTTTCCAGCCCCTACGAAGCCCCCGACACCCGTTTCCATGGTCGTCGGGGGCTTCGGCGTGCAGGGGGTGCTTTTGGAGGGGAGAGGAGCCTCATGGTCTCCTGTTGCGACCAAACCACCCGGATCGCAGCACAGGGGACATCACCCAGCCCCCCTGCGCGGCGTCCCGGGCCTGCCTTGTCCCATCCACGAAGGCGAAGTCCCACATGAGTGACCTGAGTGACCGCACCTTGACCGAGGCACCCGCCCCGGCGCCGACCCGCCATGTCGACGCCGGCGACGAGGGCTACAGCAAGGACCTCAAGTCCCGCCACATCAACATGATCGCGATCGGCGGGGCCATAGGCACCGGCCTCTTCCTCGGCGCGGGCGGCCGCCTCGCCGGCGCCGGCCCCTCCCTCGCGATCGCCTACGCGGTGTGCGGAGTCTTCGCCTTCTTCGTCGTCCGGGCGCTCGGCGAGCTCGTCCTCTACCGGCCCTCCTCCGGCGCCTTCGTCTCCTACGCCCGTGAGTTCATGGGGGAGAAGGGCGCTTACACGGCCGGCTGGCTGTACTTCCTGAACTGGTCCACGACCACCGTCGCCGACATCACGGCCGCCGCGACCTACGCCCACTTCTGGTCGCTGTTCACCGACGTCCCCCAGTGGGTCCTCGCCTTCATCGCCCTCGCCATCGTGCTCACCGCCAACCTGATCTCGGTGAAGTACTTCGGCGAGATGGAGTTCTGGTTCTCGCTCGTCAAGGTCGCCGCCCTCGTCGTCTTCCTGATCGTCGGCATCTGGCTCGTCGCCACCAGCCACGACATCGGCGGCACCACCCCCGGCCTCGCCAACATCACGGACAACGGCGGGCTCTTCCCCTCCGGCGTCCTCCCGATGCTCCTGGTGATCCAGGGCGTCGTCTTCGCGTACGCCTCCGTCGAGCTCTGCGGAGTCGCCGCCGGCGAGACTGAGAACCCCGAGAAGATCATGCCGAAGGCGATCAACTCGATCATGTGGCGCGTGGGCCTCTTCTACGTCGGCTCGGTCGTCCTCCTCGCCCTCCTGCTCCCCTACACCGCGTACAGCTCCGACCAGAGCCCCTTCGTCACCGTCTTCGACAAGCTCGGCGTCCCCGGCGCCGCGGGCATCATGAACCTCGTCGTCCTGACGGCCGCCCTCTCCAGCCTGAACTCCGGCCTCTACTCCACCGGCCGCATCCTGCGCTCGATGTCCCTGTCCGGCTCCGCCCCCAAGTTCACCGGCGTCATGAACAAGGGCAAGGTCCCCTACGGCGGCGTCCTGTTCACCGCCGCCTTCGGCCTCGCGGGCGTCGGGCTGAACGCCTTCATGCCGAAGGACGCCTTCGAGCTCGTCCTGAACTTCGCCTCGCTGGGCATCCTCGGCACCTGGGCGATGGTCATGATCTGCTCGCTGTTCTTCTGGCGCCGCGCCCAGCAGGGCCTCGTGGAGCGCCCCTCGTACCGCCTGCCCTGGGCCCCGTACACCCAGATCGTCACCCTGGTGTTCCTGCTCGCCGTGCTGGTGCTGATGTGGTGCGACGGCGGCGTCGGCCGCACCACGGTCCTCTTCGTCCCGGTCATCGGCGCCGCCCTGGTCGGCGGCTGGTACCTGGTCCGCGGCCGCGTGGCCGAACTCGCCACCACCCGCCGCTGATCCCGCGATCGTCGAAGCCCCCGCACCGGACCCGTCCCGCGCGGGGGCTTCGCCACTTCGACCAAAGAGACGGCCTAGTGTCCGCGCCGTGCGGCGGTGCGGGCGGCCAGGACCGTGACGTCGTCCTCCGCGTCGGTGGCCCGCAGCGCCGCGAGCACCGTGTCGATGACCTCGTTCAGGGCCCCGTCCACCGGTAGCGGAATGCCGGTGAGCCGTTGCAGCGAGGCGTCGATGTCCTCGCCGCGGCGTTCGACCAGGCCGTCCGTGAAGAGCATCAGGACACAACCCGGCTTGAGTTCGAAGGACGCGTCCTCGTACCGGCCGTAGCCGGTGCCCAGCGGCGGGCCCACCGGGACCGGTGCCAGGAACGGGCCCTGCCCGCGGCCGATGACCATGGCGGGCAGGTGCCCGGCGCTCGCGTGGACGCACGCCCCGGCGGCCCGGTCGACCAGGACGAGCAGGCAGGTGGCGACCCGGTCCAGACCGCCCGCGAAAACGACCTGGTCCGCTTCGCGCAGGATGTCCGCCGGCGCGTTCCCGGACGCGGCCAGCGCACGGATGAGGGAACGGTAGTGGCTCATGGCGACCGCCGCCTCGACCCCGTGGCCCATCACGTCGCCCATCACCAGCAGGGTCCGGCCGCCGGGCAGCGCCAGGCAGTCGAACCAGTCCCCGCCCACCAGGACACCCGTGCCGGAGGGCAGGTAGCGGGAGGCCACTTCGAGATCGTCGTGCGGGAAGGTGGGCTCGGACAGCAGCGCCTGCTGCAGTTCGAGGGCCATCCCCTGCTCCCGGGCGAACCGCTCCGCCTTGGCGAGACTGGCGGCCGCCCGCTCGGCCAGGGTGCGGGCCACGACGACGTCCTCGAGCCCGAAGGCCGGCGAGGCCCCGGCACGCACCAGCGTGAGGGTGCCGATCGGCCGGTCCTGGGCGATCAGGGGGACCACGACACCCGAGTGGATGCCCGCCTCCCGGTACGCGGTGACCCGGTCCGCGCTCGGCGCCGCCCGGCTGAAGGCCTCGTCGGAGGAGAAGTTGCCCAGCCACGGCTCACCGCTCTCCAGGCACTGCCTGACCGCGGAGCCCGGCTGGTAGTCCACGTGCTCCCCGGCCGCGCCGAGCACCCGCACCCGCGGCGAAAGTTCCCGTACCGAGGCCACCGCGACCCGCCGCAGGCGTAGGGCCCCGTCGGCGGGCAGCTCCCCGCCCGGCCCCTCCCGCGGAATGAGCTCCACGCTCGCGGCGTCGGCCAGCCCGGGAACCAGGAACTCGCTCAGCTCACGACAGGTGGTGTCCACGTCGAGGGTGGTGCCGACCCGCACCGCGGCGGTGTCCAGCATGAGCAGGCGCCGGTTGGTGCGCGACAGCTCCCGCTGCCGCTCCCTGGGGGCGCTGACCTCCAGGCCGATCCCCGCCAGCCCCAGCACCCGCCCGTCCTCCTCCAGCCGGTGGTAGGTCCCCCGCCACACCCGCGACTCGTACGGGGAATCGGCCAGGGTACGGCCCTCCAGGACGAGCTCCCGGGGCCGCCCGTCCCGCAGCACCTCGTGCAGCACCTCGTCAGGGCGCTCGACGTCCGGCAGCACCTCGTTCAGCGTCCGCCCCAGCAGCGCCTCGGCGGGCAGGCCGTTCATCACGGCCATGTGCGGGCTGACGTACAGGTAGCGCAGGTCGGTGTCGAGCAGGGCGATCCCCGCCCGGGCCCCGTCGAGGACCTGCCGCAGCAGCCGGTACTCGCGCACCAGCCGGTCCACGTCGGACGGATCACCCGCCAGGGCGGCGGCGACCACCTCGTCCGCGTCCTGGCCGAACAGCGGACGAGGGCCGGCACCCTCAGCCCACGTCACGGGACCTCCATCAGCCGGTCTGCCCCTCCGATGTGGTCCCAACATAGCAACAGGGCAGGTCAGGGCGGTATTGCGTCGCTCTGACCTGCCCTGTTGCACTGATCAGGACCGGCGGGCCGACGGCCTGCGGCTCAGCGCGAGCAGGCTCAGGGCAAACATCAGGACACCCAGGGGGACATGGACCGACGGCACGCGCGCGATGCCCAGGACCACCTGCACCGAGGCGAGGACGAGGAAGCCCGACGAGTACAGGACGGGCCGGGGCGACCCGCCGCCCGGCCGCCAGGCCAGCACCGCGGCGATCACGTACAGCATCGTCGCCCCGTACATCACGCGCGCTCCGATGCCGTGCAGCAGCTCGCCGTGGGCCGAGGACAGCAGCACCCCGGCGGTGACCGCCTGGAAGAAGAGGGCCAGGGTCTGCAGGCCGACGGTGACCTGCAGGAAAGTGAAGGTGCGCGGCTTCTCCGTCGTCAGAGTGGCCATGGTGGCGGTCCTCTCTTCTGCCTCACGGCGTAGATCGATATGGTCTCGGTAGTCCGACGACGTGGGCCCGCGAAATGTGAGGCGAGGCACCGAGCGGCGGGCCGGGGGGAGCGGTCGTGAGCATGAGTACGTCGTCCACGCGCGGGGTTGGCGGGTCCGATCCGACCCTGGACGTGATCGTCGGGGAGCGGGGACACCTCACCAACCTCGCCTACCGGCTGCTCGGTTCGCTGGCCGAGGCCGAGGACGCGGTCCAGGAGACGTACGCGCGCTGGTACGCGATGCCGAAGCAGAAGCAGGCGGCCGTCGAGTCGCCCGGCGCCTGGCTGACCACGGTCGCCGGCCGCATCTGCCTGGACCTGCTCGGCTCGGCGCGGGCGCGGCGCGAGCGCTACGTCGGCGAATGGGTCCCGGAGCCGCTGCCCGACCGCGCGGAGTGGATCAGCGGGCCGGCGGGCGGCGGGGCCTGGCCGATCGATCCGGCGGACCGGGTCACCCTGGACGAGTCGGTCAACATGGCCTTCCTCGTCGTACTGGAGTCGATGACCCCGGCCGAACGCGTCGCCTTCGTCCTCCACGACGTCTTCCGCTACCCCTTCGCCGAGATAGCCGGGATCGTCGGCCGGACGCCGGCGGCCTGCCGGCAACTGGCGACGTCGGCCCGCCGACGGGTGGGCGCCGCGCAGGTTCCGACGGCCCCGACGGCCGGACAGGCCCCTCTGGTGCGGAACTTCAAGGAGGCGTGGGAGGCCAGGGACATCAAGGCCCTCGTGGGTCTGCTGGCACCCGACGCCGCGATGATCGCCGACGGGGGCGGACTGGTCGGTGCCGCCCTGCGTCCGATCGAGGGCGGCGCGCGCATCGCCGAGTACCTGATCCAGATCGCCGACAGGGCTCCCGGACTGGAGCTCCTGGAACGCTCGGTCAACGGCCGGCCCGGCCTGGTCGCCCGGCACACCGGGGTCACCGTGACCGTGGCGGCGTTCGAGCTCAGCGGCGATCGCGTCACCCGCATCTGGGCGGTCCGCAATCCGGAGAAGCTCCGCCCCTGGCTGGAGGACGGCCGGGGCTGACCCGGCGCGCCCCCGGTGACCGGCACCACGCGAACTGCCGGCTCCACCGGGGCGCCCCGTGCCGTGGGACGACGAAAGAGCCGGTCAGTGCGACTTCACATCGCTCTGACCGGCTCTTCCAGGTCGTTCGACCATGGTGTCCGAGGGGGGACTTGAACCCCCACGCCCGATAAAGGGCACTAGCACCTCAAGCTAGCGCGTCTGCCATTCCGCCACCCGGACAAGGTGTCTGTCTCGCGTCCCTCGCGGGCCGTTCCGACGTGGAAAACATTACCAAACATTCCGGGGTCCTCGATCACACCCCCCGGCGACCGAGGATCGCCCTTGGGGAGAGCGGCCCGGAGCGGGAGGATGGGGGTTCGGTACTGATCAGTGGGAGGAAGCAGCGTGAGCGAGTCGAGCACGGGCAGGACCGTCTCCGGCGAGGACGAGGTGGTCGACCTCTGCAGGGACCTCATCCGGATCGACACCAGCAACTACGGAGACCACTCGGGCCCCGGAGAGCGCAAGGCGGCGGAATGGGTCGCCGAGAAGCTCGCCGAGGTCGGGCTGGAGCCGCAGATCTTCGAATCGCACAAGGGGCGCGCCTCGACCGTGGCGCGGATCGAGGGGGAGGACCCCTCGCGGCCGGCGCTGCTGATCCACGGGCACACCGACGTGGTTCCGGCCAACGCCGCCGACTGGACGTACGACCCCTTCGCGGGCGAGATCGCCGACGGCTGCCTGTGGGGCCGCGGCGCCGTCGACATGAAGGACATGGACGCGATGACGCTGGCCGTCGTGCGCGACCGGATGCGCAGCGGGCGCAAGCCCCCGCGGGACATCGTGCTGGCCTTCCTCGCCGACGAGGAGGCGGGCGGCATCTACGGAGCCCGGCACCTCGTCGACAAGCACCCGGGCCTGTTCGAGGGCGTCACCGAGGCGATCGGCGAGGTCGGCGGCTTCTCGTTCACGGTCAACGAGAACCTGCGGCTCTACCTCGTGGAGACCGCCCAGAAGGGCATGCACTGGATGCGGCTCACGGTGGAGGGCACCGCGGGCCACGGCTCCATGACCAACAGCGACAACGCCA
Coding sequences within:
- a CDS encoding amino acid permease; protein product: MSDRTLTEAPAPAPTRHVDAGDEGYSKDLKSRHINMIAIGGAIGTGLFLGAGGRLAGAGPSLAIAYAVCGVFAFFVVRALGELVLYRPSSGAFVSYAREFMGEKGAYTAGWLYFLNWSTTTVADITAAATYAHFWSLFTDVPQWVLAFIALAIVLTANLISVKYFGEMEFWFSLVKVAALVVFLIVGIWLVATSHDIGGTTPGLANITDNGGLFPSGVLPMLLVIQGVVFAYASVELCGVAAGETENPEKIMPKAINSIMWRVGLFYVGSVVLLALLLPYTAYSSDQSPFVTVFDKLGVPGAAGIMNLVVLTAALSSLNSGLYSTGRILRSMSLSGSAPKFTGVMNKGKVPYGGVLFTAAFGLAGVGLNAFMPKDAFELVLNFASLGILGTWAMVMICSLFFWRRAQQGLVERPSYRLPWAPYTQIVTLVFLLAVLVLMWCDGGVGRTTVLFVPVIGAALVGGWYLVRGRVAELATTRR
- a CDS encoding M20/M25/M40 family metallo-hydrolase yields the protein MSESSTGRTVSGEDEVVDLCRDLIRIDTSNYGDHSGPGERKAAEWVAEKLAEVGLEPQIFESHKGRASTVARIEGEDPSRPALLIHGHTDVVPANAADWTYDPFAGEIADGCLWGRGAVDMKDMDAMTLAVVRDRMRSGRKPPRDIVLAFLADEEAGGIYGARHLVDKHPGLFEGVTEAIGEVGGFSFTVNENLRLYLVETAQKGMHWMRLTVEGTAGHGSMTNSDNAITELCEAVGRLGRHQWPVRVTKTVRSFLDELSDALGTPLDPDNMDATLAKLGGIAKMVGATLRNSAAPTMLGAGYKVNVIPGQATAHVDGRFLPGYEDEFFADLDRILGPRVKREDVHGDKALETDFDGRLVDAMQGALKAEDPIARAVPYMLSGGTDAKSFDDLGIRCFGFAPLQLPPELDFAGMFHGVDERVPVDGLKFGVRVLDRFIDNA
- a CDS encoding SpoIIE family protein phosphatase, whose translation is MTWAEGAGPRPLFGQDADEVVAAALAGDPSDVDRLVREYRLLRQVLDGARAGIALLDTDLRYLYVSPHMAVMNGLPAEALLGRTLNEVLPDVERPDEVLHEVLRDGRPRELVLEGRTLADSPYESRVWRGTYHRLEEDGRVLGLAGIGLEVSAPRERQRELSRTNRRLLMLDTAAVRVGTTLDVDTTCRELSEFLVPGLADAASVELIPREGPGGELPADGALRLRRVAVASVRELSPRVRVLGAAGEHVDYQPGSAVRQCLESGEPWLGNFSSDEAFSRAAPSADRVTAYREAGIHSGVVVPLIAQDRPIGTLTLVRAGASPAFGLEDVVVARTLAERAAASLAKAERFAREQGMALELQQALLSEPTFPHDDLEVASRYLPSGTGVLVGGDWFDCLALPGGRTLLVMGDVMGHGVEAAVAMSHYRSLIRALAASGNAPADILREADQVVFAGGLDRVATCLLVLVDRAAGACVHASAGHLPAMVIGRGQGPFLAPVPVGPPLGTGYGRYEDASFELKPGCVLMLFTDGLVERRGEDIDASLQRLTGIPLPVDGALNEVIDTVLAALRATDAEDDVTVLAARTAARRGH
- the sigJ gene encoding RNA polymerase sigma factor SigJ: MSTSSTRGVGGSDPTLDVIVGERGHLTNLAYRLLGSLAEAEDAVQETYARWYAMPKQKQAAVESPGAWLTTVAGRICLDLLGSARARRERYVGEWVPEPLPDRAEWISGPAGGGAWPIDPADRVTLDESVNMAFLVVLESMTPAERVAFVLHDVFRYPFAEIAGIVGRTPAACRQLATSARRRVGAAQVPTAPTAGQAPLVRNFKEAWEARDIKALVGLLAPDAAMIADGGGLVGAALRPIEGGARIAEYLIQIADRAPGLELLERSVNGRPGLVARHTGVTVTVAAFELSGDRVTRIWAVRNPEKLRPWLEDGRG